The genomic segment atatgtttatattcatatatataattttgatacatTGTCTATTAATCTTGCACACTTTTGGGTCCGTAATAAAACATATTAAGATTTTACATTTACTAGTTGAGTGTCATTTCAGTAGTACGGTCGGAGGATGATATATCAAAATTGTatcaatataattattatattaaagaTAAATTTGAGTTTTGAGCTCATTTGAATGCAAGGAAGTGATGATGTGCAATAGGGTGGTTTTCCGAAATAAGTTTCGATTTCTTCCGAATCAATTTGTTTATTTTGATTTGTGTATTTGCATATCCGGTGGTGAAGCTAGATAGAATGGAAAAGTAGCTAGGAacgataataataatttatatctttttttaatagatttgtataaatatttttatttataataaaattttcctCTGCACAAAAATCATGAGTTGTGATCTTCAACGGCCGACGTTGAGCGCAATCAATCTACATTCAATATATCGAACCCCACCTTATCCTTGGTAGTTGAGTTGGCCTTAAGGATTGGTATGGCTAATCAAGTATACTTTTGTACGAACTCGTGAAATTAAATAGTTTGTAGCTTAAATTAATTGCTAAATAAATTCTCTCCTGTATTACATtagctattttttaaaaaaaaaaacaattgacGAAATAACATTTTTTAGTTATCTATCAActtaaaattgttgttttttctaGGTACATAccgacatttttttttttgtgtgacaGTCTCGAAAATGGTACATTTCACGAGCACTTCATTGTGACGGAGGGTGATCGCGGTGCTAAGATACTCGAGGATGGCGTGACGACGCCGCCTGCAATCTCACTCAACAAAACTTCTGGGTCGTCGGGGTTCGAATCCAAAGAAGAATTCTTATTTGGAAACATCGGCATGAAAATCAAGCTCGCCCCCACGGATGCCGAAGGAACAGTTTCAACGTATTATGTAAGATACGGTTCCAGAAAACTTgattaacatatatatatatatatatccgctTTGGTGAAAATTGACGCGTTACACTACATTGACGATGATCGCAGATGTCATCAGGAGGAAAGCAGAATCATGACAAGATAGAAATTGAATTTATGGGGAATTCAACAGGCGATCCTTACACACTTCACACAAATGTGTTCGTCCGAGGAATGGGACAAAGAGAGCAAAGATTCTTCCTATGGTTTGACCCGACACGAGATTTCCACAACTACACCATCGTATGGAATCCCAAATGCATAATGTAAGTTTCTACAATCGCAtgaattatgaaaaatattaacttGTTAGAGACTAAACTGGTTTTCTCGCAAAACAATCCGAAAACCCGTTATCGTTTTTAAAATACGGCTAACCATATTGTTTGGAATTGGATAGTGAGTTGTGATTTCAACATCAGGTGAGATTTTAAGTCTAttctttttatttaaataattcgaTTTTTCACGGATCCAAATAGAAATAGACCttgctaattaattatatacattaatattataataaaagCATCTAAAATATAACCATCTTTTCATCTTAGTTTCTACGTGGATGATATACCAATACGTGAATTCAAGAACATGGAGAAGTTTGGCGTTCCGTTCCCTAATGCTCAACCGATGCGAATGTATTTGAGTCTGGGGTACGCCAAAGACGGGACTACGGAGGGTGGCGGTGTTGGAACTGAGTTTGATTCATCCCCATCCAGTACTGCTTCCTACTCCAATTTTTCTGCGGATGCCTGCGTTTGGTCTCAGAGAAACAATATTTCTTCTTGTGATTCCGCCGATTTTTCGTCGAAAACGTGGCTAAATATGGAATTGGACGTTAGAAACCACGTGAGAATTCAGAGAATACAAAAGAGTTACAAGATATATGATTATTGCTGGGATAAGTCGAGGTTTCCTGATGGCCCTGGCCCTGAATGCGGAATttattattagttaataaatatctGCTTTGTATCCTTGTCACCTGATTATGTTTGCATTAGAAAATATAAAGAGTAAATTTAAAACTATACCTCAAATATGATACCTTCAATGAAAGAATAAGTGGCTAGCTAGAGGATGCATT from the Primulina eburnea isolate SZY01 chromosome 3, ASM2296580v1, whole genome shotgun sequence genome contains:
- the LOC140825379 gene encoding xyloglucan endotransglucosylase protein 7-like, encoding MQTRNHSHFSRSKKILPFLAFFILFAIFVFKADIIAPLKLSAARGGQQNTSLENGTFHEHFIVTEGDRGAKILEDGVTTPPAISLNKTSGSSGFESKEEFLFGNIGMKIKLAPTDAEGTVSTYYMSSGGKQNHDKIEIEFMGNSTGDPYTLHTNVFVRGMGQREQRFFLWFDPTRDFHNYTIVWNPKCIIFYVDDIPIREFKNMEKFGVPFPNAQPMRMYLSLGYAKDGTTEGGGVGTEFDSSPSSTASYSNFSADACVWSQRNNISSCDSADFSSKTWLNMELDVRNHVRIQRIQKSYKIYDYCWDKSRFPDGPGPECGIYY